The proteins below come from a single Chryseobacterium bernardetii genomic window:
- the secE gene encoding preprotein translocase subunit SecE, giving the protein MSSFVDFLKGSYNEFRHKVEWPKWADLQSSTIVVTIATVILALFTFGVDELFSKAISNIIGMLINLFN; this is encoded by the coding sequence ATGAGTTCATTTGTCGATTTTTTAAAAGGTTCTTATAACGAATTCAGACATAAAGTTGAATGGCCAAAATGGGCTGACCTTCAGTCGTCTACAATCGTAGTGACTATTGCGACAGTGATTCTGGCATTATTTACTTTTGGAGTTGATGAATTGTTTTCCAAAGCAATCAGCAACATCATTGGAATGCTAATCAACTTGTTCAATTAA
- a CDS encoding efflux RND transporter periplasmic adaptor subunit, translating to MKTYIIPLLMILSLMACSKKEEEKDNPTKKGFELSNTMLNSISLAKVEKKNIEDEYSFYGKISADKNSYIDVYPLVGGNVMSVNVELGDYVRKGQVLATIRSTELAEIQKDVSDAKTDLVVAKNNLRVAKELYEGKLNTERDVLEAKSQLQKAEDQLQRATAVSTVYNVKSGNIYSVVAPINGYIVQKSINKDMQLRSDRSDNIFDVANTTNVWAIMNVNESDIDKISLGMKAQVSTLSYPDKVFDGKIDKIFKIIDPQTNAMQARVVLDNANGLLIPESKATIKVSSLESNTMLTVPSKAVIFDDNKSFVVVFKSRTDVKVREVKVQKQVGEVTYIADGLKEGEEVITNNQLLIYRSLNS from the coding sequence ATGAAAACTTATATTATCCCGCTATTGATGATCTTATCATTAATGGCCTGCTCAAAAAAGGAGGAAGAAAAAGACAATCCAACCAAAAAAGGGTTTGAGCTTAGCAATACCATGCTGAACTCTATTTCGCTGGCAAAGGTTGAAAAAAAGAATATAGAAGATGAATATAGTTTTTATGGAAAGATCTCTGCAGATAAAAACAGCTATATAGACGTTTATCCACTGGTAGGAGGAAATGTTATGAGTGTAAATGTTGAGCTTGGAGATTATGTAAGAAAAGGACAGGTATTAGCTACTATCAGAAGTACAGAGCTCGCCGAAATTCAAAAGGATGTAAGCGATGCCAAAACAGACCTCGTCGTAGCCAAAAACAACCTTAGGGTCGCCAAAGAACTTTATGAAGGAAAACTGAATACGGAAAGAGATGTACTGGAAGCAAAAAGCCAGTTGCAGAAAGCCGAAGACCAGTTACAGAGGGCCACAGCTGTGAGTACTGTTTATAACGTTAAATCAGGAAATATATACAGTGTAGTAGCACCTATTAACGGTTATATTGTTCAGAAAAGTATCAATAAAGACATGCAGCTGAGAAGCGACCGTAGTGACAATATCTTTGATGTTGCCAATACTACCAATGTATGGGCAATTATGAATGTTAACGAATCGGATATAGACAAGATCAGCCTGGGAATGAAAGCTCAGGTATCTACACTTTCTTACCCGGACAAGGTTTTTGATGGGAAAATTGATAAAATATTTAAAATCATTGATCCGCAAACTAATGCCATGCAGGCAAGAGTGGTTCTGGATAATGCCAATGGGCTTTTGATCCCTGAGAGTAAAGCAACAATAAAAGTTTCCAGCCTGGAAAGCAATACAATGCTGACTGTTCCTTCTAAAGCGGTAATTTTTGATGATAACAAAAGTTTTGTGGTAGTTTTTAAATCCAGAACAGATGTAAAAGTAAGAGAAGTAAAAGTACAGAAGCAGGTAGGAGAGGTTACTTATATTGCAGATGGTCTTAAAGAGGGTGAAGAGGTGATTACCAATAATCAACTTTTAATATACCGCTCTCTGAACAGTTGA
- a CDS encoding TolC family protein produces the protein MNRIAVLCFAISSFMAAQQKMSLLDCEEAFQKNNLQLLAEQYNINMADADILQAKIWELPQLSGQFNAYNPQDKKFFDVGHSKGAGITQLIYMGGKKKNEIAFAKSNKELAQLQFSQLLVDLRAQLRTTYFNLYYEKLKLENTDKQLGYMNDLLSAYRVQSAKGNVSLKDAVRLQSLVIQLNHDKLEINKNILGFEQNLKVLTGISEDIEPLMPESEAKEALASQPFGDEEELKSKALENNADYRYNLKLIDNSKLYAQWQKSLNVPDINVGAAWDQAGGTFNNEANLTLGIPLPLWRVNQGNVEKANYAIQQNQKNADFQKLTLETKVQAAYKTWKAQYDQLADIKTTDLQNMDLVYNGMMTNFRKGNINLIEFTDFMDSYRTTALQIYDMKNEIMQAAEQLNQLVQTKIFY, from the coding sequence ATGAACAGAATTGCAGTGCTGTGTTTTGCCATTTCCTCATTCATGGCAGCACAACAGAAAATGTCTCTTTTGGATTGCGAGGAAGCTTTTCAGAAGAACAATCTCCAGCTGCTCGCCGAACAATACAACATCAATATGGCTGATGCTGATATTCTGCAGGCAAAAATCTGGGAACTGCCTCAGCTGAGCGGGCAGTTCAATGCTTATAACCCTCAGGATAAAAAGTTTTTTGATGTAGGGCATTCAAAAGGAGCAGGCATTACCCAATTGATCTATATGGGTGGCAAAAAGAAAAATGAAATTGCTTTTGCAAAATCTAACAAAGAATTGGCACAGCTTCAGTTTTCCCAGCTTTTGGTGGATCTGAGAGCCCAGCTTCGTACCACTTATTTTAATCTTTACTACGAAAAATTAAAGCTTGAAAATACAGATAAGCAATTAGGGTATATGAATGATCTGCTAAGCGCCTATCGTGTGCAGTCTGCTAAAGGAAATGTTTCACTTAAAGATGCGGTGAGGCTTCAAAGTCTGGTTATTCAGCTGAACCATGACAAACTTGAGATCAATAAAAATATTCTTGGTTTTGAACAGAATTTAAAAGTTCTTACCGGAATTTCGGAAGATATAGAACCATTAATGCCGGAATCTGAGGCTAAGGAAGCATTAGCCAGCCAGCCTTTTGGAGATGAAGAAGAGCTTAAAAGTAAAGCCCTGGAGAATAATGCAGATTATCGGTATAACTTAAAATTAATTGATAACAGTAAGCTTTATGCCCAATGGCAGAAATCATTGAATGTACCGGATATTAATGTGGGTGCAGCATGGGACCAGGCAGGAGGAACTTTTAATAACGAAGCCAACCTGACATTGGGAATTCCTTTACCACTATGGAGGGTGAACCAGGGAAATGTGGAAAAAGCCAATTATGCCATTCAGCAGAATCAAAAAAACGCAGACTTTCAGAAACTGACCCTTGAAACTAAAGTACAGGCGGCTTATAAAACCTGGAAGGCACAATACGATCAGTTAGCGGATATCAAAACAACAGATCTCCAGAATATGGATCTGGTTTATAATGGGATGATGACCAACTTTAGAAAAGGAAATATCAATCTTATTGAATTTACAGATTTTATGGACAGCTACCGGACAACAGCTCTTCAGATCTACGATATGAAAAATGAGATCATGCAGGCGGCAGAACAACTTAATCAATTAGTACAAACGAAAATCTTCTATTAA
- the tuf gene encoding elongation factor Tu: protein MAKETFNRNKPHLNIGTIGHVDHGKTTLTAAISAVLASKGLAEKKDFSSIDSAPEEKERGITINTAHIEYETEKRHYAHVDCPGHADYVKNMVTGAAQMDGAIVVCAATDGPMPQTREHILLCRQVNVPKIVVFMNKVDMVDDPELLELVEMELRDLLATYDFDGDNSPVIQGSALGALTAATEGNSEDKWFKTVEALMDAVDEWIDEPVRDTEKPFLMPIEDVFSITGRGTVATGRIESGVINTGDPVDIVGMGEEKLTSTITGVEMFRKILDRGEAGDNVGLLLRGIEKTDIKRGMVIAKKDSVKPHKKFKASVYILSKEEGGRHTPFHNKYRPQFYVRTTDVTGEIFLPEGVEMVMPGDNLEITVELLQPIALNEGLRFAIREGGRTVGSGQVTEILD from the coding sequence ATGGCAAAGGAAACGTTTAATCGTAACAAACCACACTTGAACATTGGTACTATTGGTCACGTTGACCATGGTAAAACTACTCTTACAGCTGCTATTTCTGCTGTATTAGCTAGCAAAGGTCTTGCTGAGAAAAAAGACTTCTCTTCAATTGACTCTGCTCCAGAAGAAAAAGAAAGAGGGATCACTATCAATACTGCTCACATTGAGTACGAAACTGAAAAAAGACACTATGCTCACGTTGACTGTCCAGGTCACGCCGACTATGTTAAGAACATGGTAACTGGTGCTGCTCAGATGGATGGAGCTATCGTAGTATGTGCTGCAACTGATGGTCCAATGCCTCAAACTAGAGAACATATCCTACTTTGCCGTCAGGTAAACGTACCTAAGATCGTTGTTTTCATGAACAAAGTTGACATGGTGGATGATCCAGAATTGTTAGAGCTTGTTGAAATGGAACTTAGAGATCTATTAGCTACTTATGACTTTGATGGAGATAACTCTCCAGTAATCCAAGGTTCAGCTCTTGGAGCACTTACTGCAGCTACTGAAGGTAACTCAGAAGATAAGTGGTTCAAAACTGTTGAAGCTTTAATGGATGCGGTTGATGAGTGGATTGACGAGCCAGTAAGAGATACTGAAAAGCCATTCTTGATGCCAATCGAAGACGTATTCTCTATTACAGGTAGAGGTACTGTAGCAACAGGTAGAATCGAGTCTGGTGTTATCAACACTGGTGATCCAGTTGATATCGTTGGTATGGGTGAAGAAAAATTAACTTCTACAATTACAGGAGTTGAGATGTTCAGAAAAATCCTAGACAGAGGTGAAGCTGGTGATAACGTAGGTCTATTGTTGAGAGGTATTGAAAAAACTGACATCAAGAGAGGTATGGTTATCGCTAAGAAAGATTCTGTGAAGCCACACAAAAAATTCAAAGCATCTGTTTATATCCTTTCTAAAGAAGAAGGTGGACGTCACACTCCATTCCACAACAAATACCGTCCTCAGTTCTACGTAAGAACTACTGACGTTACAGGTGAGATCTTCTTACCAGAAGGTGTAGAAATGGTAATGCCTGGTGATAACTTAGAGATCACTGTAGAATTGTTACAACCAATCGCTCTTAACGAGGGTCTTAGATTCGCGATCAGAGAAGGAGGTAGAACAGTTGGATCTGGTCAGGTTACTGAAATCTTAGATTAA
- a CDS encoding efflux RND transporter permease subunit has translation MNKFIKNIIAFSLKNKAFTFIWVAILAISGFISFKNMPIEAFPDVTNTQIVIITQWNGRSAEEVERFVTTPIELAMSPVQKKTSVRSTTMFGLSIVKILFDDGVDDTFARNQVNNQLRTISLPDEVDPEVQPPYGPTGEIFRYTLESKTKDSRKLLTLQNWVIDRALRGVPGVADINVFGGQDKVFELSIDPRALDKYNLTPLQVYDAVTKSNLNVGGDVIEKNGQAYVVRGIGLVKSITDIGNITIQNDSGNPVLVKNVAEVHESSMPRVGQAALNHHDDTVEGIVVMRKGENPREVLVGVKAKIKELNEKILPKDVKMVTFYDRDNLMDFTTHTVMHNLIEGIVLVTVIVLIFMADWRTTLIVSIIIPLSLLFAFLCLKLAGMSANLLSLGAVDFGIIIDGAVVMVEGLFVMLDHKAHKYGMEKFNKLAKGGWIKQTGTGLGKAIFFSKLIIITSLIPIFSFQKVEGKMFSPLAFTLGFALMGALIFTLTLVPVLSHILLNKNVREKNNPFVNFWDRIVLKGFNVTFKHKKTSMIVAISFLALTLFSGKFLGTEFLPQLNEGSLWITAEMPMSSSLKESLKTADLLKKDIMSFSEVTDVLAQTGRSNDGTDPNGFGFVQFAVNLKPREEWKRKITYDELINEIDKKLRSYQGITFNYSQPISDNVAEAVAGFKAENGIKIYGDNLETLDKLAHEVLLKIKDVEGVKDPGIIKNIGQPEVSVVLDRDKMAAYGVMPADAQAVLEMAFGGKTASEMFDGERKFPIRLRYSQEYRTNENDIAALMVPTQDGAKIPLKEISTIVKDNGAAFIYRDNIKRYIGVKFSIRDRDLGSTIADAQKKVATIELPDGYSIGWTGQFENQQRASHRLAQVVPVSILMIFFLLFILFGNMKDSLLVLANVPFALIGGIIALHVTGINFGISAGVGMIALLGICIQNGVILITEFHQNVKSGMDIDNAILSGVKSRTRPVIMTALMASIGLMPAALSTGIGSESQKPLAIVIIGGLITATVLTLLIFPIIFWIFNRTKRLSQA, from the coding sequence ATGAATAAATTCATAAAAAATATAATTGCTTTTTCGCTAAAAAATAAAGCATTTACCTTTATCTGGGTAGCTATTTTAGCGATTTCCGGGTTCATAAGTTTCAAAAACATGCCCATTGAAGCTTTTCCGGATGTTACCAATACCCAGATTGTTATCATTACCCAATGGAATGGGCGCAGTGCAGAAGAAGTAGAACGTTTTGTTACTACCCCCATAGAATTGGCGATGAGCCCGGTTCAGAAGAAAACCAGTGTGAGAAGCACCACAATGTTTGGACTTTCCATTGTTAAAATTCTGTTTGATGATGGGGTGGATGATACTTTTGCCAGAAATCAGGTCAATAACCAGTTAAGAACCATTAGCCTTCCTGATGAGGTAGATCCTGAAGTGCAGCCACCCTACGGGCCAACCGGGGAAATTTTCAGATATACGCTGGAAAGCAAAACCAAAGATTCCCGTAAACTGCTGACCTTGCAAAACTGGGTAATAGACCGTGCTTTAAGAGGCGTGCCAGGAGTAGCGGATATCAATGTTTTTGGTGGACAGGACAAAGTATTTGAATTAAGTATTGATCCCAGAGCACTGGATAAATATAATCTGACACCACTTCAGGTGTATGATGCCGTTACCAAGAGTAACCTGAATGTTGGGGGAGACGTTATTGAAAAGAACGGCCAGGCTTATGTGGTAAGAGGAATCGGTTTGGTAAAATCTATTACAGATATCGGAAATATTACCATTCAGAATGACAGTGGAAATCCAGTCTTGGTAAAAAATGTAGCAGAAGTTCATGAGAGCTCAATGCCCAGAGTAGGACAGGCAGCTTTGAATCACCATGATGATACTGTAGAAGGAATTGTGGTGATGAGAAAAGGAGAGAACCCAAGAGAAGTCTTGGTAGGAGTAAAAGCTAAGATTAAAGAACTGAACGAAAAAATTCTCCCGAAAGATGTAAAAATGGTGACTTTCTACGACAGGGATAATCTGATGGATTTCACCACCCACACCGTAATGCACAATTTAATTGAAGGAATTGTATTGGTAACCGTTATCGTTCTGATCTTTATGGCGGATTGGAGAACAACTTTAATTGTTTCCATTATCATTCCTTTATCCTTATTATTTGCATTTTTGTGTTTAAAGCTGGCAGGAATGAGTGCCAACCTGCTTTCTCTGGGAGCAGTAGACTTCGGGATCATCATAGACGGAGCCGTCGTCATGGTAGAAGGACTCTTTGTAATGCTCGATCATAAGGCGCATAAATATGGAATGGAAAAATTCAACAAACTGGCAAAAGGAGGTTGGATTAAACAAACCGGAACGGGACTTGGAAAAGCAATTTTCTTCTCTAAACTGATTATCATTACCTCTCTGATTCCAATTTTCTCATTCCAGAAAGTGGAAGGAAAAATGTTCTCTCCTTTAGCCTTTACTTTAGGATTTGCATTAATGGGAGCGTTGATATTTACATTAACCCTGGTTCCTGTTCTTTCCCATATTCTTTTAAATAAAAATGTAAGAGAAAAAAATAACCCGTTTGTTAATTTCTGGGACAGAATTGTCTTAAAAGGCTTCAACGTAACTTTTAAACATAAAAAGACAAGCATGATCGTTGCGATCTCTTTTTTGGCGCTGACATTATTCTCAGGAAAGTTCCTGGGAACAGAATTCCTGCCACAGCTGAATGAAGGTTCACTCTGGATCACCGCAGAAATGCCGATGAGTTCCTCATTAAAAGAGTCCCTGAAAACAGCTGACCTTTTGAAAAAAGATATAATGAGTTTCTCAGAAGTAACCGATGTTCTGGCGCAGACAGGAAGAAGTAATGATGGTACGGACCCGAATGGATTCGGATTTGTACAGTTCGCCGTAAACCTTAAACCAAGAGAAGAATGGAAACGCAAGATCACCTATGATGAACTCATTAATGAAATAGATAAAAAACTCAGAAGCTACCAGGGAATCACCTTCAATTATTCCCAGCCCATTTCTGATAACGTAGCAGAGGCTGTAGCCGGCTTTAAAGCCGAAAACGGAATCAAGATTTATGGGGATAACTTAGAAACCTTAGATAAGTTAGCTCATGAGGTTTTATTAAAAATTAAAGATGTTGAAGGAGTAAAAGATCCGGGTATTATTAAAAATATCGGCCAGCCTGAAGTCAGCGTGGTTTTAGACAGGGATAAAATGGCAGCTTACGGAGTAATGCCGGCTGATGCTCAGGCAGTATTGGAGATGGCTTTTGGTGGGAAAACCGCTTCGGAAATGTTTGACGGAGAAAGAAAATTCCCGATCCGTCTCCGTTACTCGCAGGAGTACAGAACAAATGAAAATGATATTGCTGCATTGATGGTGCCCACGCAGGACGGAGCTAAAATTCCTTTAAAAGAGATCAGTACTATTGTTAAAGATAATGGAGCTGCCTTTATTTACAGAGATAATATTAAAAGATATATTGGAGTAAAATTCTCGATTCGTGACCGTGACCTGGGAAGTACTATTGCCGATGCTCAGAAAAAAGTAGCCACTATTGAACTTCCGGATGGATATTCTATAGGGTGGACAGGTCAGTTTGAAAACCAGCAGCGTGCGTCACACAGATTGGCTCAGGTAGTTCCGGTAAGCATTCTCATGATATTCTTCCTTCTGTTCATCCTGTTCGGAAATATGAAGGATTCTCTTCTTGTATTGGCGAATGTTCCGTTTGCTCTCATTGGTGGCATTATTGCCTTGCATGTTACCGGGATCAATTTCGGGATCTCTGCAGGAGTAGGAATGATAGCCCTACTGGGAATCTGTATACAGAACGGAGTTATCCTCATTACGGAATTCCATCAGAATGTTAAAAGCGGGATGGATATAGATAATGCCATACTAAGCGGAGTAAAATCAAGAACCAGACCTGTAATTATGACAGCCCTTATGGCGTCTATTGGATTGATGCCGGCAGCATTGTCTACGGGGATCGGGTCTGAATCCCAAAAGCCATTAGCTATTGTAATTATTGGAGGGCTTATCACTGCTACCGTACTTACACTGCTTATTTTCCCAATCATTTTCTGGATTTTTAACAGGACTAAAAGGCTAAGTCAAGCCTGA